The region TTATATcattaatttatttcacaattttttttccaattattttattaccataatcAATATCTCCTTCAATTGTAAGCCAGTCTGCAAAAAATGTGCGGATAACAAACGACTCTAATTAATATAAAGTAAAAGTGTCCAGCATTTATTACAACTCTCATCAACTACCTAGCATTTCTTAAATATAAACTTCACACATTCATCACCCTAATACTTTTAATCTCAATccgaatttttttaatgaattacaataataggacaaaatttaaataacaaatgTAATTAGTGCGGCTTGAATTCAGGCCACACCTGAGACGGTGAATATCATTGACCGTCAGACCATTACATGAGGTTCTTATAAACATTGAATTTAATAAATGATTCAATTCGAATTTTAATATGAATAAGAACCAAAATAAATATGAGAGAAAACTCAAATATAAATTATACTCAAACCTAAATACTCTTCAAATTTGATATTACACGTAAGGTATATGATACAATATGTAGAAATTAGGGTTGAGCAAAAAAAAATGATCAAACCAAAAACCGACCTGAACTGAGgtatttgaacaatttatggaATGCGAGTTCAAAAATCAACGTTACCCAAAATTGAatagaattttgtttttttatttaatatataatttaattttttatatttcaaaatagtgaaaataatttaaaattctttgaaaaattattatttttaaaaatatttatggaaaagatattgaaattttgtcaaataacttcaaaaaccataaaataaagcttatttttatcaaaatataggAAAACCAAAAACGGAATCAAATTAGGATGGataattcacaaaattaaaaaaaaataaaaacctctACAAGTAGAGAAATATTCATTATAACTCCAATCAATTACTTGATGAAAAACAATCTCAACTTTGCTAAAAACCACAAATATCTTcgtttaaaaggaaaaaaaaacactatataatattttaaaacattaaaaatgggtttcaatgatatttttggtgattggaaaaatggaagagaaaaaaaagaatagtTTGATTTTGTCGGTGGAGGAGTACGTATGACTATGAACATTACTTATGGCTATAACCTGCTGGCTACCGGTCCCGCACTTCTCCGATTATCTCTATGAGAGCTTCCTTTGCTTTTAGATTTATTCCCAGTCAAAAGAAATTAGATGAAATGCTTAACTAAAGTAAATTCCATGAGGTAAAATTTAACAATATacgaatttataaatttatgtacacctaataaactttaaatttaacattataatcatattttaaattattataaaaaggATATAaaatattccaattttttttaattttcaatttatcatAAATGTTTATGCTTCAACGATATGTAATAAAGTGGCCAATGAATAAAACTCGAGATTGGTGTTAACtgaatttaataataaatcttcTACCACTCAACCAATGGTTGAATTggctataatggaaaaagaaaattgaatgccTGGTTAAAAGGCTCATGCACTAAATATTAGGgcaatacatatatgtatattgtaaGGTTTAAAAAAAAGTGAGGATGGAATGATGATATTGGAGGAGAGTGTCCCTTGCATAATTTTGAGACATTTGGGACCCAGAAAGATGGCGTAGTGATCTGTTAATTTGTATAGCGTATCATAGCAGATGCAGTGTAGTGGTGTGTGTGTAAATGGGTCCATTCCTCTCTGGACAAATTTTGCATGCACACAAAATCCACTGATTCTCACCCCATCTCAGACCATCATCCTCTTCACACCCTTTCAATGTCTTTATCAGCCATTCATCCCAAGCTTCAGTTTCCTTTCAAATGATGGGTCCAACCCCAAGTTCCCATGAACTTCTTCACCTGtcttcaaaagaaaaataaaggattTGGCATTATTGCTACATGAATTTAATTTAACGCTATGCTTGCGCAGACGCAATTATTAGTCCTTCGAATTGTGTAAATTTAGtatattaaaaataatctctttcaAATTCAAATCCaggaataaagaaaaagaattatgGGAATAAAAGCTGAATATGgatgaatatattaaaaataattgtcAAATTCGATTATTTATAAATGGGTCCAATGTATAATTGATGTTAAGGTACTGTATTGCCTCCTGTGATCAATACTTTGTAATCTTTTTTATCAAGATTCCCCCAATGGGTTTCATATTTCAATGCGGGCCATGGCCAGGACAGCTAATGATTTGGAATAAAAATTTGAGGAATTCCTTGTTATCTTTCAAGtcataagcttgatttaattaaaaactaaaggaaattttagtttaatctaTCTGTTCATGATTTTGATAATctcttagaaaaaaaaacaattgaatttCGTTTTTGTCGTAAATGGCTAAAGAAAAGGGTGCAAACAGCAAGGATTAGGAAGGTTTAAATCTggattaattcactaaattaaaaTCTCTACATATAAAATGGTCCAGACTATTGATATTTTACTCTTCCTATGAATTAAAATATTGAGTTTCTGGGAATTATTCCGTCTGTCATGCACTCATGCTGTAAACTTCTAATCattaaagataaatataaaattaacctCCAAACCCAATCATTTTTTGTACTTAAATTTTTATGTTcatattgatattttaaataagttttctTCCAGAAATTAACTTCATATAGTTTAATACCCTAATCAAATTTATGTATATTTAAATCTAACGTGGTGATATTTGAAGAAGCCTTTGTATATTTTGTGTGGAAGACGTAGGGGTAGGTTTAATGAAAGGAATGCCACAGAAACCAAGTTTAAGGCTGCATTAATTAGAAAAACTATGATAAACAAGTAGCATTTGTGAAAAAGTTGTCCTATGATTTATCTGCTAAATGCTTTGAATCTTGAAAAGTCCAACCTTACGGCTGGATTTTGATTCATGATTAGTTTGATATTGACAGTTTCTTTGGTCCCAGAAGTTTTTGTAGTGTGTGTACCTTCTGCATTCAAATGTAGCACCACTATTAGGCCACATACATATATGTGAAGTATGAAGTGAGAAACTAGGACAACATGGCAATATATAGCAAAATCTGTCAAAAACAGTAGTGATTGGAGAAAGGGTGATGCAGTAAGGTCAGAAACATGTACAAAAGTGGTGGGGGTGGCCTGGAAatagtgatttttttaattttatttaccaATGTCAGTAAAAAGAGTTGAATTGTAGTTATGAATTTGTAACAAAATTTGGGTGTTGCCTTTTCTTTTGGTCTAATATAGTTGCAGTTTGTGTTACTGGGAATGTGTTCGCAGGTAAAATACAAACGTATGTATAAAATATAGATGAAAGACAGCATGCTTTTTTTCATCTGTTTCTGAATTGGGTCATTTCCGTGTCAAAGAAAACCATTAATGAGAGAGGATGAAAAAGGGAAACAAATGAGAACTAGTCTCAAATATCACAATCCGGAAAGAAGGTATTTGTGGAGTAAGTTTATAACACTTAGTGGGATTCATCAGTTTCAGGAAAGCCATTGTTAAATCTcagaaaatgaacaaaataatttCTTTCTTTCCACGTAATGATGAAGCCTTTTCAATGCCATTATGattccaaaagaaaagaaagctagTACGGTAAAAGAAAGCAGCTGATACCAGTATCAACTATCAACAATGTTTTTACTTTTGGGGGCCGGGGTTAAAACAGAATTTACTGTGATCAGTCTCCATTGACTTAAACTTTTACCATGTGGACTAGGGTTGAAGTTAAAAGCATGGGGTTATAAGTTCATGATTATAATCAGAACTTTCTGTTTTCATCTCAATATAATACAAGGAAAAATGCCCCCACCATCCCTTCACAAGACATTAATTCTCAGAGACATATGCAACCTTAAGTCTACTAACTTATGGTTGTTTTAGTTGAGATGAAATTCCAAGTTAAAGCtgctttttttaataataaaaaaaaaggaaattgagttaCCTAGCCCTGGATCAACCAAGGTGGGGTTGTGAGAAAGTATAATACCATATTGAATACGACTTTTCCTTGGGGAGAGCTTTCTCTTTATATTAAATTCAACTCCTTTCACAGCTGCTACTTCATTTTCGATCCCTTCTTTTATATCAAAATCCTCTCTTTGTCtgttacattttcttttttattaccaAAGCATTCCAAAAACAAATGTTCATAGCTACCATTTTCACCTAGGATTCACCAAAGTTTTCTGTTTTGGGAAAGGTCTTTTGCTCTCCCTCCTTTACAATTAGTGTATGGTCTCAAAATGGGGAGGCACTCCTGCTGTTACAAGCAGAAGCTAAGGAAAGGTCTTTGGTCCCCTGAAGAAGATGAGAAGCTGTTGAGGCATATTACAAAGTACGGCCATGGTTGCTGGAGCTCTGTCCCTAAACAAGCTGGtaaattcaacttctttttcttttttcatgttTGTGTTCTTCCTTAAATCATACATTCATGAATTGGCGCTTCCATGGCAGGCCTGCAGAGGTGTGGAAAGAGCTGCAGATTAAGGTGGATTAATTACTTAAGGCCTGATTTAAAGAGAGGCACATTCTCACAAGAAGAAGAGAATCTCATAATCGAACTTCATGCAGTTTTGGGGAACCGGTATTTTCTTTCTCTCATTTGAATTAAATTTCtgttgattttttttacagaaaTCAGTAAAACATTCTTTGCTTTATATGTTGGTTGGAATTGGATCCTCAGGTGGTCCCAGATAGCTGCGCAATTGCCAGGAAGAACCGACAATGAAATTAAAAACCTATGGAACTCTTGCTTGAAGAAGAAGCTTAGGCAGAGAGGCATTGACCCTGTCACTCACAAGCCACTCTCTGAGGTTGAAAATGGAGAAGACAACAACAAGAGTCAACACACAAACAGCCTGGACATGGTTTCCGGGCCATCTAGTGAATTGAAGCTCAACACCGACAACCTTAAACCTGGAACAGCTTTATATGAACAAAGACCAACATCATCAATTACTGCACCAGCACCAGGTTATCAGTTGGAAATGGAAGGCTGTTCCAGCTCCAACAATCTGATGACATCTACAACCCGCAAAGACTTGTTCCTCGATAGATTCGCAAGCACAGCCACCACTACCAACGGCCAGCCTTGTGATTTCATGCCTCATTTTCCGGTTCAGCAATTGAGCTACGCATCAACCAACCCAAGGCTCTCACCCTGGTTCTCCCAGTCTGAGTTTTCTTCAAGTTCCATGTCTACACTTCTCCCACCATTGGCAACCTCACCATTCCTTTCCTCTCCTATAGGATTCAACCCTTCTGTCACACTTCCCTCTCACACTCCTTCAATGCCTTCCTTTACTGTTAACAACAGTTACGCTTGGGGAATGGCAGATTGCAGCACATCAGAGAAAGAAGAAGCTCCAATCCATCTAATGGAAACCCAACCCGACGAAATGAAATGGCCGGAATATCTCAATAACCCATTATTAATGGCGGCTGCTTTGCAAAATCAAGCACCACAATCCAGCTTATACAATATCGAGATAAAATCGGAAACACATTGCTTAACGAATACTAAGAGTTTATCAAACAGTATGTGGCCTCAAAATCAACAGCCGCAGCAGCAACAAGAAGGTTTACAAAATTCCGATATGTGTGCTAAGGATATCCAGAGACTTACGACAGCTTATGGACATATTTAGCTCTGCCTTTTTTTATATCAGGTGTGTAccatagtttttctttttccttcatatCTAGTGTATATAAGTATgatacacaaaattcatcaccTCTGGTTTTGGACTATttgtgagcaaaaaaaaaaaaaaatcatattgtaAGCTTTTTCGTCCATTCTTTTGTGTGGGTGTGAGGTAGAACTGCAGAATAAGGCTTGTTTTAGTGTCTTTTTACTCTTCATTGCCTGGTTGCATATGGCCATATTTGTGTATTAGAATGTTGCAATTCTATATGTG is a window of Gossypium hirsutum isolate 1008001.06 chromosome D08, Gossypium_hirsutum_v2.1, whole genome shotgun sequence DNA encoding:
- the LOC107907024 gene encoding transcription factor MYB61, which produces MGRHSCCYKQKLRKGLWSPEEDEKLLRHITKYGHGCWSSVPKQAGLQRCGKSCRLRWINYLRPDLKRGTFSQEEENLIIELHAVLGNRWSQIAAQLPGRTDNEIKNLWNSCLKKKLRQRGIDPVTHKPLSEVENGEDNNKSQHTNSLDMVSGPSSELKLNTDNLKPGTALYEQRPTSSITAPAPGYQLEMEGCSSSNNLMTSTTRKDLFLDRFASTATTTNGQPCDFMPHFPVQQLSYASTNPRLSPWFSQSEFSSSSMSTLLPPLATSPFLSSPIGFNPSVTLPSHTPSMPSFTVNNSYAWGMADCSTSEKEEAPIHLMETQPDEMKWPEYLNNPLLMAAALQNQAPQSSLYNIEIKSETHCLTNTKSLSNSMWPQNQQPQQQQEGLQNSDMCAKDIQRLTTAYGHI